Within Halorubrum lacusprofundi ATCC 49239, the genomic segment CCGGCGGGGCCGACGGCGGACCCCTTCCATCGAGACCCCCTCGCCATCCGTCCGCACGCATCCAGAAGTCATATGTCCGACAACCGCACAGTCGGGAGTATGGATGCCTACGAGCGGATCACCCGGAACGCGGCCGAGGTGGTCACCGAGGAGGAGATCGAGGCTATGGCCGACGACCCCGACGGGAAGCGGGCGTACGTCGGCTACGAGCCCTCGGGCGTCCTCCACATCGGGCACATGCTCACCGCGAACAAGCTCATCGACCTCCAAGAGGCCGGGTTCGAGGTGACGGTGCTGCTCGCCGACGTACACGCGTATCTCAACGACAAGGGGTCGTTCGAGGAGATCCGCCACACGGCCGAGCGGATGCGCGACCAGTTCATCGCCTACGGGCTCGACGAGTCGAACACGCAGTTCGTGCTCGGCTCCGACTTCCAGCTCGACGACGACTACACGCTGGATCTCCACTCACTGGAGTTAGAGACGACGCTCGCGCGGGCCGAGCGCGCGATGGCCGAGATCACCTCCGGCGACTCCGTGAAGGTGTCGCAGGCGGTGTACCCCCTGATGCAGGCGCTCGACATTCCGTACCTCGGCGTCGACCTCGCGGTCGGCGGGATGGAGCAGCGGAAGGTCCACATGCTCGCGCGCGACGTGCTTCCGAGCATCGACCGCGAACCGCCGACGAGCCTCCACACCCCGCTCATCGCCGATCTGGGCACTGGCCGCGGGAAGATGTCCTCCAGCGAGGGCGTCACCATCTCGATGGAGGACTCCCGCGAGGATATCGAGTCGAAGGTGAACGACGCGTACTGCCCGCGGACGGCCGACCCCGAGCCGACCGACGACGGCCAGTCGCGGGAGAACCCCGTTCTGCAGGTGTTCGAGTACCACGTGTTCCCGCGGTTCGACACCGTCGTCGTCGAGCGCCCCGAGGAGTACGGCGGCGACTTGGAGTACGACAGCTACGACGCCTTAGAGGCGGAGCTGGAGTCGGGCGAACTCCACCCCGCCGACGCGAAGGGGGCGCTCGCGGAGTACCTCAACCGGCTGATCGCGCCGGGGCGCGAGCAGCTCGCGGAGTAGGCGGCTTCGCTTCGGTCGATTCGTCTCGGTCGGTTTTTCTCGCCGTTTCTACTCGCTCGCCGTGTGGCCCTCGTACTCACAGCTCCCGTCCAGACAGCCGCGGCCGGCGGCCGTCTCGAAGACGGGGAGCCCGCAGTCGCACTCGTCGACGACGACGCCGGAAGGGATCGAAAAGGTGGTCTCACAGCCCGGGCGGTTCTCGCAGGCGAGGTAGACGCGACCGGGCGCGGACTGGACGGTGAGGTCGCCCTCGCAGTCCGGGCAGCCCCAGACGCGGTCGAACCGGTCGCTGACGGCGGCTTCCATCGGGTCGCACGCGGGGTCGAGACAGAGGTGGAACGGCTCGCCGCGCTCGATCCGGATCTTCGGAAGCTCGCAGTCCTCGCAGACCCCGTCGGTGACGCTCGCACCGGCGGGGAGTCCCCAGCGAGTCTCGCAGTCGAGACAGACCACGTCGCCCCGCGAGCGCACGAGTACCCCACCGTCCTCCGGGCAGGTGCCGACCGGGAATCCGGCTTCGGTAACCGGGAGCGCGCGGCTGGCGGTCGCCTCCTCGGCGACGACTCGGAGCCGGCGGGTGCCGTCGCGGGCGGTGATAGAGAAGCCGTCTCCGTCGCCCTCAACGACGACCGAGTCGGGACGGGTGAGCCACGCGACCGGCTGGTAGCCGTCGGCGTCGTGCACGAGGGTGGTGTCGTCGGGCTTGATCAGGACGACGACGCGCCCCCGGTGGGTCCGAGAGCGGTCGCCGCGTTCGGTCACTCGGCAGTCGCCTGCGAACACGCGGAGTCGTTCGGGCATGTCGCGGGGTTGCCCCGTTCTCCGATTTAAGCATGGGCGGTGAGGCCGAACCGCGAGCGACCGGCTCGCGATCTTCGGATGGGGAATTGTGTGTTTGATTTAACAAGATCGTTTCCGTAGGTCTACATATGAGCGAGAACTCCGGTTCGGCTCCGTCGAGAACAACGGACTCAGCGTCTCCCGTTCGAGTCGGGGTATTGAGTTTTCACAACAGCAAAGAGACCAAAGCGATCCTCAACGCCGTTCACGCGCTGGGGCACGAGCCGGTCTGGCTCCGCGAGGAAAACGCCCGGTCCTGGATCGAAGCCGGGAATCTCCGTTTCGACCCCGACGTAGAGGTCGTCTCGAACCGGCTGCTGACGACGAAGGCCGCACAGCCGCTCGACGACCTCGGAATCGCGACGAGTTACGCCGCTTCGTGTCCCGTGTTGAACCCGCCGGCCGTCGTCGTCCAGGCCATGCACAAGTACGGCGCCGCGGCGACCCTCACTGCGGCCGGGATCCCGGTTCCGGACGCCTACATGGCGTTCACGCACCGAACGATCAACGAGGGCAACCGACTGACGAGTGAGAAAGCGGTCCACAAGTCCGCGATCGGGACGAACGGGGCTCGGATGTCGATCGTCGGTGCGGACGACACCGTCTCTCCGCATATCGCCCACCGACGAGCGTTCTTACAGGAGTTCATCGACACCGGCACGGAGCGACCGTTCGACGTCCGGGCGTACGTCGTCGACGACCGTATCGTCGGCGCGATGAAACGGTACGCGCCGCCGGACGAGTGGCGTACGAACGTCGCCGTCGGCGCCGAAGTCGAGGATTTCACCGCCGACCTCCCCGAGGAGGCGGCGCGGCTCTCGCGGGAGGCGGCCGACGTGCTCGATCTCGATTACGCCGGCGTGGACCTGTTGTGTCGTGACGGCGCGTGGTACGTTCTCGAAGTGAACGCGACGGCGGGATTCAAAGGACTCTTCGAGGCGACGGGGACCAGCCCCGCGCCGTTCATCGCCGGCCTCGCGATCGAGAGGGGCGGCGGCCGGGTCGACCTCGATCGCGTCACCGACCTCGCGGCGGAACTGGACGACTCGACCCCGGAGTGTAAGCCGTCGATCGACCCGGAGCCGACGGAGTCGGCGGCGATCGGCTACACCGAGCGCGTGACGGTGGGCGCCGGCGGACGAACGATCGACGCGATCGCCAAATCGGACACCGGCGCCCGGCGGACGAGCATCGACCTCGACGTCGCCGCGGATATCGGCGCCGGTCCGATCGTCGGTACGGTCCACGTGAAATCAGGATCGCAAACCGGGCGGCAGAAGCGCCCGCTCGTCGAGATCGACGTCAAAATCGGCGACCGCTGGCAGACCGTAACCGCGAGCATCGAGAACCGGAACCACATGGCCTACCCCATACTGCTTGGTCGGGACATTCTCGACGGCTACCGCGTGGACGTCACGAAACGGCAACGCGGGGAGTGAGCTACTTCACCCGAACCGTTCGCGTCGCTTTGACGGGCATCAGCGGGAGATCGGGGAAGACGACTTCGACGACGAACTCCAGTTCGTCGGCGTCGGGCGGACCGAACACGCCGACTGGGACCGTCGTCTCGCCGTCGAGGTACGTCGTCGTCGCGGTCATCTCCACGTCGTTGACGGTGACCCGGATCCCCGTGCGGGCGCTCCCGGAGACGGTCGAGACCGCGACCTCGCACATCTCGTTTTCGCCGACAGCGATCGCGTCGGGGAAGTCGCCCCAGTCAACGTCGATCCGGGGGCAGTCACGGGCGGCGTCGACGATGCGCTCGGCGACGGAACCGCTCATGCCGGCGTTTTCCAGCGCTCCGGCGCCGGCGTCGACGACGGCGGCGGGAGAGGTGAGCCCGGCGTCCGCGAGGCGCTCGGCGCGGCCGGAGCCGACCCCGTCGATCGCGGTGAGCGCGACGGCCTCCCGCGAGACGCCGTGCTCGACGCGCGCCTCGACGCGGCACGCGAGGTTGGCGGCGCGGGGGCCGGCGAATCGGTCGAGAAACTCCGAGAGCGCGGCGAGCAGGCG encodes:
- a CDS encoding tyrosine--tRNA ligase, encoding MDAYERITRNAAEVVTEEEIEAMADDPDGKRAYVGYEPSGVLHIGHMLTANKLIDLQEAGFEVTVLLADVHAYLNDKGSFEEIRHTAERMRDQFIAYGLDESNTQFVLGSDFQLDDDYTLDLHSLELETTLARAERAMAEITSGDSVKVSQAVYPLMQALDIPYLGVDLAVGGMEQRKVHMLARDVLPSIDREPPTSLHTPLIADLGTGRGKMSSSEGVTISMEDSREDIESKVNDAYCPRTADPEPTDDGQSRENPVLQVFEYHVFPRFDTVVVERPEEYGGDLEYDSYDALEAELESGELHPADAKGALAEYLNRLIAPGREQLAE
- a CDS encoding endonuclease NucS domain-containing protein, yielding MPERLRVFAGDCRVTERGDRSRTHRGRVVVLIKPDDTTLVHDADGYQPVAWLTRPDSVVVEGDGDGFSITARDGTRRLRVVAEEATASRALPVTEAGFPVGTCPEDGGVLVRSRGDVVCLDCETRWGLPAGASVTDGVCEDCELPKIRIERGEPFHLCLDPACDPMEAAVSDRFDRVWGCPDCEGDLTVQSAPGRVYLACENRPGCETTFSIPSGVVVDECDCGLPVFETAAGRGCLDGSCEYEGHTASE
- a CDS encoding RimK/LysX family protein, which gives rise to MSENSGSAPSRTTDSASPVRVGVLSFHNSKETKAILNAVHALGHEPVWLREENARSWIEAGNLRFDPDVEVVSNRLLTTKAAQPLDDLGIATSYAASCPVLNPPAVVVQAMHKYGAAATLTAAGIPVPDAYMAFTHRTINEGNRLTSEKAVHKSAIGTNGARMSIVGADDTVSPHIAHRRAFLQEFIDTGTERPFDVRAYVVDDRIVGAMKRYAPPDEWRTNVAVGAEVEDFTADLPEEAARLSREAADVLDLDYAGVDLLCRDGAWYVLEVNATAGFKGLFEATGTSPAPFIAGLAIERGGGRVDLDRVTDLAAELDDSTPECKPSIDPEPTESAAIGYTERVTVGAGGRTIDAIAKSDTGARRTSIDLDVAADIGAGPIVGTVHVKSGSQTGRQKRPLVEIDVKIGDRWQTVTASIENRNHMAYPILLGRDILDGYRVDVTKRQRGE